Within Aquipuribacter hungaricus, the genomic segment TCTCTCAACGCGACGGCGGGGCGAGATACCCCCCAGTACCCTTCGAACAACTGCACCAGCGTGAACTGCAGTGGATGAAATAAGAGACCGAGGGCGACTGAAGCTGCGAGTAGTGCGGCAACGCCGCCCACGTCTAACTGCAGGATGGACGCTAGGCCTGCGTGCCAGTCCGGTGGCGACGTGGGTGCACCCGTGCCGGTGAGAAATACAAGCCAGAACATTAGAAGAGCCGACGGCACCAGACTGATGACGTTGAAGTAACCGCCAATCGTCCGAGTAACCTCCGATGCGAACTGGTCCACCGAGGCCATTGCTACGACCGCCGGCGGCGGCGATTCTCACAACTAGAGCACTGCATGCCAGGGGCGGGGACCTGCTTCTTCCCGCAGCTAGCGCAGACTGAGCCGCGACCAGGGTTGTGCCCCGGGGGCTGCAGCGGGGGCCCGATGGTGGACCTCACGACACCAGCACCTGGAGGCCTAACGATGAACACGGCCCCTCCTTGCTGCAGCGCAGGAGAGGAAGCATGTCGACTATCGGGCTGAAGCACAAGACGCCGGGACACGCCGAGATGGATGGAGGGGCTCGCCCCACCCCCTGAGAGGCTCTAAGGGTGTCTGCCGCCGACGCTCCACCGGACGCAGCGCTCGGCGGTCCTGGGGGCGCAGCGCGCCTCCCGTCGCGAATCTGGGCGTGGCCCGCAGTGTTCGTCTTCGTACTAGCGGTCGCTGGTCGGCTGCAGGGTCCGTACGGTGCCGCCCTGGGAGGCTTGGCGGCGTTCTGGACTGTGGTCCTTCTGTTTGGTCGAGACGTCGTTGCCCGACGGGCCCTGCTAGCGCTGTCCGCACTATGTGTGGTTGCAGCAGCTTGCGTTGTCTACGGAGAAGCGGTGGGGATCCCACAACTCAGTACCGAGCCGCTGCGGCCTCCGCCCTCTGTCTCCACCAGTACTCCTTGAGGGCCTTCGGTCCCAAGTTGGCGTGACCTCGGACCGGCTCAACGTTCGTACCACCATGGCAAGAGGCCAGCGCGCGGCATCATCCGCGACTGACCGCCTGGGCCCTGTATCCGCCTTGGGTAAGTGAAGGCAGATGTAACCGGGCCCCCGTCGGTGGTGCACAGGGGACACGGTCGTCGGCCTCGTTGTGGACGACCGCCGCGCGACCCCGCGCAGCGGTCAGGCTGATCGAGGAGGTGGGCAGCATGGAGCAGAACATGATCGGGGCGCGGGGCGTGAGCCCGTCGGTGAAGCGGATTCCGACGGGTCCGACGTCACCGGAGGACCGGCTCTGGACGGTGCACGACGTGTCGGCGTTCCTGGGCGTGCCGGTGTCGACGCTGTACCAGTGGCGGGTGCAAAGCCGGGGTCCGGCCTGCCGGCGGATGGGTCGGCACCTGCGGTACCGGCCGGAGGACGTGCGGGAGTGGGTTGCGGGGCTGGGTGATGCCCGGGTGGCCTGGTGAGCGCCCGGAGGCTCACGATTGGGGAGCACGGCACCATCGGCTTCCGGGAGCGTCCCGGGGGTGGCTTCACGGCCGCGACGTACTACCGGGACCTCCGCGGGCTGCGCCGTCGCCTCGAGGCGTCCGCACCCTCGAAGTCGGTGGCCCGGCGTCGGCTGCTGGCGCGGTTCGAGGAGACGATGCGCCTCGGTGGCTCGGCCGGTTTCGACCCGCGCACGACGCTCAAGGACGTGGCCGAGGAGTGGCACGCGGGCATCGTCGAGCGGGTCGATGCGGGACGCCGGTCGCCGACGACGGCAGCGCTCTACCGGCACGCGTTGAACCGGCACCTGCTGCCCGAGCTGGGGGCGCTGCGGCTGTCGGAGCTGACGACCGCCCGGCTGGACTACTGGTTGCACGACGTCCGTCGCCGGAAGGGCCACTCGACGGCGAAGCTGTGCCGGTCGGTGCTGTCCGGCGTCTGCGGGTACGCCGCGCGCCGAGACGCGATGCGGGTCAACCCGGTCCGAGACGTGTCACCGCTGGAGAGCGACCTCGGCGAGCCGGCGCGGGCGCTGACGAAGGCCGAGGCGGTGGAGTGGCTGGCGCTGTTGGAGGGCGACGAGTACGCGCGTCGGATGGACTTACCGGACTTCGTGCGCTTCCTGCTCGGGACGGGGCTGCGGATCGGGGAGGCGGTCGGGGCCCGCTGGGACGACGTCGACCTCGACCGAGGGACGTTGTCGGTGCAGCGGACTATCGTCCGGGTGGCCGGCGCAGGGCTCGTCGCGCGCAAGCCCAAGAGCCGCGCCGGGGTGAGGGTGCTCGGTCTTCCCGGTTGGCTCGTCGACCTGCTCCGTGAGCGGCAGGTGTCGGCCCGCTCCGTCGAGGAGCCGCTGTTCCCGGACGCGTTGGGTGGCTACCGGGACCGGAACAACGTCGAGGCCGCATTCCGCGCGGTGCGGTCCGGGACGGCGTTCGAGTGGGTGGTGCCGCACACGTACCGCAAGACGGTCGCGACGTGGATGGACGCGGAGGCCTGAGCGCGCGGACGATCGCGGACCAGCTGGGGCACTCGCGCATCTCGATGACGCAGGACGTCTACATGGGCCGGCGCGCCGTCGACGCGTCTGCGGCGAGGGTGCTCCAGGCGGTCGAGCTACCTCCTCGGATCGCTGCGAAGGAGTCGGCGTGACCGCGTCAGGGCCGCGTGACCGCATGGTGACGGCCGGGTCCAGCCGAGGTGGGAGGAGAGGGCCAGTATGGCCCCTGACCTGCGATAATGGTGGGCCCCGTGGGGCTCGAACCCACAACCCGCGGATTAAAAGTCCGCTGCTCTACCGATTGAGCTAGAGGCCCGACAGTGCGCAGGCCACCGACAGGGAAGGACCAGTCAGGACTGCGCGCGCCTGACGAGGCTAGCGTCGTGGGTACCGGAGCGCTCCGGGCCCCACCGGTCCGCAGCCAGCCTGGAGCGCGCGACGTCCGGCTCTCCGCTCGTGACACCCCAGCCCCAGGCCGTGACGGGCCGAGCGGTACGAGGTTCAGAACCGAGTGGTCGCCCGGGTGCGGTACTCGAGCGAGCGGATCAGCTGGTCACGCACCCAGTCGTCGCCCTCCACCTGTGCTGCAGCGGTCCAGCCTGCGAGGCCTGCCGGCTCAGCGTGCCGGCCGAGCAGGTCGCAGTAGAGGTCGTCGACCCGGCGGGCGGTCGCCTCGTGCGAGTCCCAGACGCCGAGGACGGCGGCGCGACGGCCCTGCGACCGGACGACGCCGACCCAGCCCTGCAGCCCGCTCGGCTCGACGTCCCGGCCGAGGACCTTCCGGTAGAGGTCGCTGACGAACGCCTCGTCGTTGCCGCCCGCCCTGAGGTAGAACTCGTGGCTGCCGAGCAGGTCGACCGGGAGGTCCTCGAGCCGCACACGCCCGCGCTCCGCCTCGGTGCGCCAGCCGACGAGCCCCACCTGGTCGACGTCGCGGCCGAATGCGAACCGGTACGCGTCGTTGATCTCGCGGTGGCGGTACTCGGTGCTGGTCGTGATGCCGGCCGTCATGGCCGTCGGGTCGCCGCCGTCCCGCAGCACGAGCTCGGTCCAGCTCTGCAGCCCGCCGGCGTCCGGGGCCCGCCCGAGCAGGTGCGCGTAGAGGGCGGCGACGTGCGCCCTGACCGGGGCTGCCTGCGGGGGATGGATGACGGTCGTCGGCAGCGGGCGCCCGGCCGGGTCCGTGAAGACGTACCCACGAGACGCGTAGCTGTCGATGATCTGCGGCAGGGCTGCGACGGTATTCGAGCGGTTGCTCGTCACCTGCGCCTCGGGTTCCGGTGAGGCCTTGCCGTCGTGCAGCAGGACGATCGGGTGCTCGTGGGTGCTGACGGACCGCGTGACGATGGCCTGGGTGGAGGCACTGGTCGTCGTCGCCGCCTGGGCGGCGTCCTCGCCGGAGACGGTCCAGTGGGCGATCGTCAGGCCGCGGTCGCGCGTGATCTCCGAGGTGAGGGCTGTGCTGTGCCAGCCTCCGGGGCCGCGGAAGAAGCACGGCGAGACGCCGGTGACCGCGCGGATGGTGTCGGTCGTCCGCGTGATCTCGTCGATCTGCACCGCGACCGGCAGGGCATCGAACCTCCCGTACACCGCTGCCCCGGGCACGGCCTGCGGGTGCGACCAGGTGTGGTTCGCGATGACGTGGCCCTCACGGACGATCCGGCGGGCGATGTCAGGGTGAGCCTGGACCGCGGCCCCGGTCACGAAGAAGACCCCCCGCACGCCGCGGGCGCCCAGCGCGTCCA encodes:
- a CDS encoding helix-turn-helix transcriptional regulator; the encoded protein is MEQNMIGARGVSPSVKRIPTGPTSPEDRLWTVHDVSAFLGVPVSTLYQWRVQSRGPACRRMGRHLRYRPEDVREWVAGLGDARVAW
- a CDS encoding site-specific integrase; amino-acid sequence: MSARRLTIGEHGTIGFRERPGGGFTAATYYRDLRGLRRRLEASAPSKSVARRRLLARFEETMRLGGSAGFDPRTTLKDVAEEWHAGIVERVDAGRRSPTTAALYRHALNRHLLPELGALRLSELTTARLDYWLHDVRRRKGHSTAKLCRSVLSGVCGYAARRDAMRVNPVRDVSPLESDLGEPARALTKAEAVEWLALLEGDEYARRMDLPDFVRFLLGTGLRIGEAVGARWDDVDLDRGTLSVQRTIVRVAGAGLVARKPKSRAGVRVLGLPGWLVDLLRERQVSARSVEEPLFPDALGGYRDRNNVEAAFRAVRSGTAFEWVVPHTYRKTVATWMDAEA
- a CDS encoding polysaccharide deacetylase family protein, producing the protein MASAAASSCPASAGQKLVTSPATSARTVSLTFDDGPSLHTPAVLDALGARGVRGVFFVTGAAVQAHPDIARRIVREGHVIANHTWSHPQAVPGAAVYGRFDALPVAVQIDEITRTTDTIRAVTGVSPCFFRGPGGWHSTALTSEITRDRGLTIAHWTVSGEDAAQAATTTSASTQAIVTRSVSTHEHPIVLLHDGKASPEPEAQVTSNRSNTVAALPQIIDSYASRGYVFTDPAGRPLPTTVIHPPQAAPVRAHVAALYAHLLGRAPDAGGLQSWTELVLRDGGDPTAMTAGITTSTEYRHREINDAYRFAFGRDVDQVGLVGWRTEAERGRVRLEDLPVDLLGSHEFYLRAGGNDEAFVSDLYRKVLGRDVEPSGLQGWVGVVRSQGRRAAVLGVWDSHEATARRVDDLYCDLLGRHAEPAGLAGWTAAAQVEGDDWVRDQLIRSLEYRTRATTRF